A stretch of Pseudomonas sp. LRP2-20 DNA encodes these proteins:
- a CDS encoding PLDc N-terminal domain-containing protein yields the protein MEIGTIWIMVAALVILLEILAIWHIIGSERRAERKMLWIVFVVYAPFPGLLLWAWRGPRAVKGRAVLQEK from the coding sequence ATGGAAATCGGAACGATCTGGATCATGGTCGCGGCCTTGGTCATCCTGCTGGAAATTTTGGCCATCTGGCACATCATCGGTAGCGAACGGCGTGCAGAGCGCAAGATGCTGTGGATCGTGTTCGTGGTCTATGCGCCGTTCCCGGGGTTGCTGCTCTGGGCTTGGCGCGGGCCGCGGGCGGTGAAGGGCAGGGCGGTGCTGCAGGAAAAATGA
- a CDS encoding chalcone isomerase family protein: protein MILSQSASADWQSSLPSAKLSGSGDFTWFGLRLYTARLWRAGTAWSWAEPFALELTYHRALSRNTLVQASIEEMQRLAKPPLASDTIEQWSATLSEAFVDVRPGMRITGLYLPGHGCRFYVDGQLSLEVTDPALARAFFAIWLDPRSRDAQLRERLLGVAAND, encoded by the coding sequence ATGATCCTGAGCCAGTCCGCCTCCGCTGACTGGCAGTCCTCCCTGCCCAGCGCGAAACTCTCGGGCAGCGGCGATTTCACCTGGTTCGGCCTGCGTCTCTACACCGCCCGCCTGTGGCGCGCCGGTACCGCGTGGTCCTGGGCCGAGCCGTTCGCCCTCGAACTGACCTACCACCGGGCGCTTTCCCGGAACACCTTGGTGCAGGCCAGCATCGAAGAAATGCAACGGCTGGCGAAGCCGCCATTGGCCAGCGATACCATCGAGCAGTGGTCCGCCACCCTGTCTGAAGCCTTCGTGGATGTGCGCCCCGGCATGCGCATCACCGGCTTGTACCTGCCCGGCCACGGTTGCCGCTTCTATGTCGATGGCCAGCTCAGCCTGGAAGTGACCGACCCGGCCTTGGCCCGTGCGTTCTTTGCCATCTGGCTGGACCCCCGGTCCCGCGATGCGCAGCTGCGCGAACGTCTGCTGGGGGTTGCTGCAAACGACTGA
- the quiC gene encoding 3-dehydroshikimate dehydratase QuiC: MQRSIATVSLSGTLPEKLEAIAAAGFDGVEIFENDLLYYAGSPREVRQMCADLGIAITLFQPFRDFEGCRRDRLQKNLDRAERKFDLMQELGTDLVLVCSNVQADALGDEQILVDDLRLLAEHAGKRGLRIGYEALAWGRHVNTYQQVWNLVRQADHPALGVILDSFHTLSLKGDPAAIRDIPGDKIFFVQMADAPILNMDVLEWSRHFRNFPGQGEMDLAGFLAPILATGYRGPLSLEIFNDGFRAAPTRQNAADGLRSLLYLEEQTRLRLEQEGTAIEPGVLFTPPAASVYDGVEFLEFAVDEAVGARLGGWLKRLGFAEAGKHRSKDVRLLRQNDINIVLNAEPYSFGHNFFEAHGPSLCATALRVKDEHAALQRATDFRGQPFRGLVGPNECEVPAVRAPDGSLIYLVEQGKEGPSLYDTDFRLDPAADASGGLQRIDHMALALPAESLDSWVLFYKSLFDFAADDEVVLPDPYGLVKSRALRSQCGSLRLPLNISENRNTAIAHALSSYRGSGVHHIAFDCADIFKEVARAKESGVPLLEIPLNYYDDLAARFDFNDEFLSELAYYNVLYDRDAQGGELFHVYTEPFEERFFFEIIQRKGGYAGYGAANVAVRLAAMAKRRSGAARKPVL; encoded by the coding sequence ATGCAGCGTTCGATAGCCACCGTGTCCTTGAGCGGCACTCTGCCGGAAAAGCTCGAAGCCATCGCCGCCGCCGGTTTCGACGGCGTCGAGATCTTCGAGAACGACCTGCTGTACTACGCCGGTAGCCCGCGTGAAGTCCGGCAGATGTGCGCCGACCTCGGCATTGCCATCACCCTGTTCCAGCCGTTCCGTGATTTTGAAGGTTGCCGCCGCGACCGCCTGCAGAAGAACCTCGACCGCGCCGAGCGCAAGTTCGACCTGATGCAAGAGCTGGGCACCGACCTGGTGCTGGTGTGCAGCAACGTCCAGGCCGACGCCCTGGGGGATGAACAGATCCTGGTGGACGACCTGCGCCTGCTCGCCGAGCACGCCGGCAAGCGCGGCTTGCGCATCGGTTACGAAGCACTGGCCTGGGGCCGTCACGTCAATACCTACCAGCAAGTGTGGAACCTGGTACGCCAGGCCGACCACCCGGCGCTGGGGGTGATCCTCGACAGCTTCCACACCCTGTCGCTCAAAGGGGACCCGGCGGCGATCCGCGACATCCCCGGCGACAAGATCTTCTTCGTGCAGATGGCCGACGCGCCGATCCTGAACATGGACGTGCTGGAGTGGAGCCGCCACTTCCGCAACTTCCCGGGGCAGGGCGAAATGGACCTGGCCGGCTTCCTCGCGCCGATCCTGGCCACTGGCTACCGTGGCCCGCTGTCGCTGGAAATCTTCAACGATGGCTTCCGCGCCGCGCCGACTCGGCAGAACGCCGCCGACGGCCTGCGCTCGCTGCTGTACCTCGAAGAGCAGACCCGCCTGCGCCTGGAGCAGGAAGGCACCGCCATCGAACCTGGTGTGTTGTTCACCCCGCCGGCCGCCAGTGTCTATGACGGCGTGGAGTTCCTCGAATTTGCCGTCGACGAAGCAGTCGGCGCGCGCCTGGGCGGTTGGCTCAAGCGCCTGGGCTTTGCCGAAGCCGGCAAGCACCGCAGCAAGGACGTGCGCCTGCTGCGTCAGAATGACATCAACATCGTGCTCAATGCCGAGCCATACTCCTTCGGCCACAACTTCTTCGAAGCCCACGGCCCGTCGCTGTGTGCCACCGCCTTGCGGGTGAAGGACGAGCACGCCGCGCTGCAGCGCGCCACCGACTTCCGCGGCCAGCCATTCCGCGGCCTGGTAGGCCCCAACGAATGCGAAGTGCCGGCCGTGCGTGCGCCGGACGGCAGCCTGATCTACCTGGTGGAGCAGGGCAAGGAAGGGCCGTCGCTGTATGACACCGACTTCCGCCTGGACCCGGCCGCCGATGCCAGCGGTGGTTTGCAGCGCATCGACCATATGGCCCTGGCGTTGCCGGCCGAGTCGCTGGACAGCTGGGTGCTGTTCTACAAGAGCCTGTTCGATTTTGCTGCCGACGATGAAGTGGTGCTGCCCGACCCGTACGGCCTGGTCAAGAGCCGCGCCTTGCGCAGCCAGTGCGGCAGCCTGCGTTTGCCGTTGAACATCTCGGAAAACCGCAACACCGCCATCGCCCATGCGCTGTCCAGCTATCGCGGTTCGGGCGTGCATCACATCGCCTTCGATTGCGCGGACATCTTCAAGGAAGTTGCCCGGGCGAAGGAGTCTGGCGTGCCGTTGCTGGAAATTCCGCTGAACTACTACGACGACCTCGCGGCGCGCTTCGATTTCAACGACGAGTTCCTCAGCGAACTGGCGTACTACAACGTGCTGTACGACCGTGATGCCCAGGGTGGCGAGCTGTTCCACGTGTACACCGAACCGTTCGAAGAGCGCTTCTTCTTCGAGATCATCCAGCGCAAAGGTGGCTATGCCGGGTATGGTGCCGCGAACGTCGCGGTACGCCTGGCAGCGATGGCCAAGCGGCGTAGCGGGGCGGCGCGCAAACCGGTCTTGTGA
- a CDS encoding MFS transporter gives MAHSSSQAKKATASGWIGSALEYYDFFIYAQAAALIFPQIFFPNTDPKMAIIASLATYGVGYLARPVGAFVLGHWGDTRGRKNVLLLCMFLMGLSTMAVGLLPTYHDIGLLAPALLVLLRLVQGFAVAGEISGASSMIMEHAPFGRRGYYASFTLQGVQAGQVLAAAVFLPLAYFMPSEAFNDWGWRIPFLMSAFVLIAGFIIRKEVHETPAFVKEEKQDKVAKSPISEAFRHSWKHMVLVMFMALMNVIPVVATIFGAAYAVQPAYGIGFDKSVYLWIPVVGNIVAVLVIPFVGNLSDKIGRRPTMIAGCLGSGLLAFVYLYAISIQNVPLAFATSIVMWGMVYQGYNAVFPSFYPELFHTRYRVSAMAIAQNIGTMLTAMLPALFALVAPPGSDNIPLVIGGLAFFITCVCALAAYIAPETHRLAMEDLGNPEAKPMEKEAFEASRKGSFQAVSH, from the coding sequence ATGGCTCACTCAAGCTCTCAAGCCAAGAAAGCGACCGCCAGCGGATGGATTGGCTCGGCACTCGAATACTACGATTTCTTCATCTATGCCCAGGCTGCGGCGCTGATCTTCCCGCAGATCTTCTTCCCCAACACCGACCCGAAAATGGCCATCATCGCCTCGCTGGCCACCTACGGCGTGGGCTACCTGGCGCGCCCGGTCGGCGCTTTCGTGCTCGGCCACTGGGGTGACACCCGCGGGCGCAAGAACGTTCTGCTGCTGTGCATGTTCCTGATGGGCCTGTCGACCATGGCCGTCGGCCTGCTGCCGACCTACCACGACATCGGCCTGCTCGCCCCGGCCTTGCTGGTACTGCTGCGCCTGGTCCAGGGCTTTGCCGTGGCCGGTGAGATCTCCGGTGCCAGCTCGATGATCATGGAGCACGCCCCGTTCGGCCGGCGCGGGTACTACGCCAGCTTCACCTTGCAGGGCGTGCAGGCCGGCCAGGTACTGGCGGCGGCAGTGTTCCTGCCACTGGCCTACTTCATGCCGAGCGAAGCCTTCAATGACTGGGGCTGGCGCATTCCGTTCCTGATGAGCGCCTTCGTCCTGATCGCAGGCTTCATCATCCGCAAGGAAGTGCACGAAACCCCAGCGTTCGTGAAGGAAGAGAAGCAGGACAAGGTTGCCAAGTCGCCGATCAGCGAAGCCTTCCGCCACAGCTGGAAGCACATGGTGCTGGTGATGTTCATGGCCCTGATGAACGTGATCCCGGTGGTCGCCACCATCTTCGGCGCTGCCTACGCGGTACAACCGGCCTACGGCATCGGCTTCGACAAGAGCGTGTACCTGTGGATTCCGGTGGTGGGCAACATTGTCGCGGTGCTGGTGATCCCGTTCGTGGGCAACCTGTCCGACAAGATCGGCCGCCGCCCGACCATGATCGCTGGCTGCCTGGGTTCGGGCCTGCTGGCCTTCGTCTACCTGTATGCGATCAGCATCCAGAACGTGCCACTGGCCTTCGCCACCTCGATCGTGATGTGGGGCATGGTCTACCAGGGCTACAACGCGGTATTCCCAAGCTTCTACCCGGAGCTGTTCCACACCCGCTACCGCGTCTCGGCCATGGCCATCGCGCAGAACATCGGCACCATGCTGACTGCCATGCTGCCGGCACTGTTCGCCCTGGTGGCGCCACCGGGTTCGGACAACATTCCGCTGGTGATCGGTGGCCTGGCGTTCTTCATCACTTGCGTGTGTGCACTGGCGGCCTACATTGCGCCTGAGACCCACCGTCTGGCGATGGAAGACCTGGGTAACCCAGAGGCCAAGCCGATGGAGAAGGAAGCCTTCGAGGCCAGCCGTAAAGGCAGCTTTCAGGCGGTGAGCCACTGA
- a CDS encoding TetR/AcrR family transcriptional regulator — MTDPVAPLSPPEPSATRQPRKNNPEKTREDILQAAINEFVQQGLAGARVDAIAERTATSKRMIYYYFGSKEQLYVECLVKLYGDIRKTEQSLDLEKLPAEQAIRRLAEFTFDHHDRNVDFVRMVCTENIHYGEYVKKSPAIREMSSLVLQALGSTLERGVQEGVFRPGIEVIDLHMLMSSFCFYRVSNRHTFGDIFQIDLGEEQVKQRHRQMICDVVLNYIRA; from the coding sequence ATGACCGACCCCGTAGCCCCCCTCAGCCCGCCTGAACCCTCGGCTACGCGCCAACCGCGCAAGAACAACCCCGAGAAAACCCGCGAGGACATCCTCCAGGCTGCCATCAACGAGTTCGTCCAGCAGGGCCTGGCCGGCGCGCGCGTGGACGCCATCGCCGAACGCACGGCCACTTCCAAGCGCATGATCTACTACTACTTCGGCAGCAAGGAGCAGCTGTACGTCGAGTGCCTGGTCAAGCTCTATGGCGACATCCGCAAGACCGAGCAGAGCCTGGATCTGGAGAAGCTGCCGGCCGAGCAGGCGATCCGCCGGCTGGCCGAGTTCACCTTCGACCACCACGACCGCAACGTCGATTTCGTGCGTATGGTGTGCACCGAGAACATCCACTACGGCGAATACGTCAAGAAGTCCCCGGCCATCCGCGAGATGAGCAGCCTGGTGCTGCAGGCATTGGGCAGCACCCTGGAGCGTGGCGTGCAGGAGGGCGTGTTCCGCCCAGGCATCGAGGTCATCGACCTGCACATGCTGATGAGTTCGTTCTGTTTCTACCGGGTGTCCAACCGCCACACCTTCGGCGACATCTTCCAGATCGACCTGGGTGAAGAGCAGGTCAAGCAGCGCCACCGGCAGATGATCTGCGACGTGGTGCTCAACTACATCCGCGCCTGA
- a CDS encoding FAD/FMN-containing dehydrogenase yields MRYAIALLIGLLPLLASALETGERLAPWTLLDQYDQPYSLNADTHILLVARDMDGAKLVKAALADTPKGYLEARDAVFVADIQGMPVLVSKLFAIPAMRDYSYRVMLDREGRVASRYPGQAGQVLWLQVNDGVLVSQQVFADAQALKVALAHVPGR; encoded by the coding sequence ATGAGATACGCCATTGCATTACTGATCGGTTTGCTGCCATTGCTGGCCAGTGCTCTGGAGACCGGCGAGCGGTTGGCACCGTGGACGCTGCTTGACCAGTACGACCAGCCTTACAGCCTGAATGCCGATACCCACATTCTGCTGGTGGCGCGCGACATGGATGGCGCCAAGCTGGTCAAGGCCGCCCTTGCCGATACGCCCAAGGGCTATCTGGAGGCGCGCGATGCGGTGTTCGTCGCCGATATCCAGGGGATGCCGGTGCTGGTCAGCAAGCTGTTCGCCATACCGGCGATGCGCGATTACAGCTACCGGGTGATGCTCGACCGCGAAGGCCGTGTTGCCAGCCGCTATCCGGGGCAGGCAGGGCAGGTGTTGTGGCTGCAGGTGAACGATGGGGTGTTGGTGAGCCAACAGGTATTTGCCGATGCCCAGGCGCTGAAAGTTGCCTTGGCGCACGTGCCGGGCCGTTGA
- a CDS encoding GNAT family N-acetyltransferase has protein sequence MPPIELLPTTPDQAELIRNLYQFYAYESSDWEQEDVEVDGRFYIHEEHLQRYWQSPGWSASLVLVDGFIAGFVLVERSELPGIEALELADLFILKRYRRQGIGRAVANQLLSSPGDWLLRCYTLDPLAVAFCKAVVAQLQRPVQQIFPDDEPDLLTYQVSSVLH, from the coding sequence ATGCCGCCCATCGAACTGCTGCCCACCACCCCCGACCAGGCCGAACTGATCCGTAACCTCTATCAGTTCTACGCCTATGAGTCCTCCGACTGGGAGCAGGAGGATGTCGAGGTGGACGGCCGTTTCTACATCCACGAAGAGCACCTGCAGCGCTACTGGCAGTCCCCGGGCTGGAGCGCCAGCCTGGTGCTGGTGGACGGTTTCATCGCCGGTTTCGTGCTGGTCGAGCGCAGCGAGTTACCCGGCATCGAGGCGCTGGAGCTGGCCGACCTGTTCATCCTCAAGCGCTATCGGCGCCAGGGCATCGGCCGCGCGGTGGCCAACCAGTTGCTCTCCAGCCCCGGCGACTGGCTGCTGCGGTGCTATACCCTGGACCCGCTTGCAGTGGCATTCTGCAAGGCCGTGGTGGCTCAGTTGCAACGGCCGGTGCAGCAAATTTTCCCCGACGACGAGCCGGACCTGCTCACCTACCAGGTGTCTTCCGTCCTCCACTGA
- a CDS encoding HDOD domain-containing protein encodes MDINTLFAQLHTLPSIPQVALELVQQFDNPHESLEKVARSIERDPVIAAKVLRLANSARFKGARESASIEDAAMRLGFNVLRTLVLASAVTGAFKSAPGFKLKVFWGRSFQVASISRLLARQAGLDGEVAFTCGVMHDIGELLIQTGAPEYAARIKGASGTTGRAASETQQLGFGYPEVGAELAKRWNLPQTLQAAIRYQAQPHLAPDGQPYARVIAQAMEVFDALEQHGGPTDEARDALGGPLFEEVDLDLLFEKLPFMLEQDKAFTDYLA; translated from the coding sequence ATGGATATCAATACGCTGTTTGCGCAGTTGCACACCCTCCCCAGCATTCCCCAGGTGGCCCTGGAGCTGGTCCAGCAATTCGACAACCCCCACGAAAGCCTCGAGAAGGTCGCGCGCAGCATCGAGCGCGACCCGGTGATCGCCGCCAAGGTGTTGCGCCTGGCCAACTCGGCGCGCTTCAAGGGTGCCCGTGAGTCCGCCAGTATCGAGGATGCGGCGATGCGCCTGGGCTTCAACGTGCTGCGCACGCTGGTGCTGGCGTCGGCCGTGACCGGGGCTTTCAAGTCGGCGCCTGGCTTCAAACTCAAGGTGTTCTGGGGGCGTAGTTTCCAGGTTGCCAGCATCAGCCGCCTGCTGGCCCGCCAGGCCGGGCTTGACGGTGAAGTGGCATTCACCTGCGGGGTCATGCACGACATCGGCGAGCTGTTGATCCAGACCGGCGCGCCGGAATACGCCGCACGCATCAAAGGGGCCAGTGGCACCACCGGCCGCGCTGCCAGCGAAACCCAGCAACTGGGCTTCGGCTACCCGGAAGTCGGCGCCGAGCTTGCCAAGCGCTGGAACCTGCCGCAGACCTTGCAGGCGGCCATCCGTTACCAGGCGCAACCACACCTGGCGCCCGATGGCCAGCCCTATGCACGGGTCATCGCCCAGGCGATGGAGGTGTTCGATGCGCTGGAGCAGCACGGTGGGCCGACCGACGAAGCACGCGATGCCCTGGGCGGCCCGCTGTTCGAGGAGGTCGACCTTGACTTGCTGTTTGAAAAGCTGCCGTTCATGCTGGAGCAGGACAAGGCCTTCACCGACTACCTAGCCTGA
- a CDS encoding dihydrofolate reductase family protein, with amino-acid sequence MSKVFVNIGLSLDGYMAPEGMDIAHWENPGYKQWGARWGELMGWILKQQYFRENLMFASGGETGPVNDMLRHTLERTGAAIMGKRMFDQGERSWPEQAPFHCPVYVLTHEKREPWVRPGGTTFHFCNDGPAQALQKARAVAGGRDIRISGGADVIQQYLRMDAIDELEIALAPVLLGSGRRLFENLQEPVAKFRIDKVLHTPDATHLRYLRAFDQQPASLHPPTHG; translated from the coding sequence ATGAGCAAGGTATTCGTCAACATCGGCCTGAGCCTTGACGGCTATATGGCCCCGGAAGGCATGGACATCGCGCACTGGGAAAACCCCGGCTACAAGCAGTGGGGCGCCAGGTGGGGTGAGCTGATGGGCTGGATCCTCAAGCAGCAGTACTTTCGCGAGAACCTCATGTTCGCCTCGGGCGGCGAGACAGGACCGGTCAACGACATGCTCCGCCACACCCTCGAGCGCACCGGCGCGGCCATCATGGGCAAGCGCATGTTCGACCAGGGCGAGCGCAGCTGGCCAGAGCAAGCACCTTTCCATTGCCCGGTGTACGTGCTCACCCACGAAAAGCGCGAACCGTGGGTGCGGCCGGGCGGCACGACGTTCCACTTCTGCAACGATGGGCCAGCGCAAGCCCTCCAGAAGGCCAGGGCGGTTGCAGGTGGGCGCGACATTCGCATCTCCGGTGGCGCGGACGTGATACAGCAGTACCTGCGCATGGATGCCATCGACGAACTGGAAATCGCCTTGGCCCCGGTGCTTTTGGGCAGTGGCAGACGCCTCTTCGAGAACCTGCAGGAGCCGGTGGCGAAGTTCCGGATCGACAAGGTATTGCATACCCCAGATGCCACACACCTGCGCTACCTGCGAGCCTTCGACCAACAGCCCGCTTCCCTGCATCCCCCCACTCACGGATAA
- a CDS encoding GlxA family transcriptional regulator, with the protein MPTPRQFSKKTSTSNMLRLKASAGSPEAPYRVDFILLEHFSMASFTVAMDVLVTANLLRADSFRFTPLSLKGDRVLSDLGLELVASELSANELKELDLLIVCGGLRTPLKYPELDRLLDDCAAHGMALGGLWNGAWFLGRAGVLNDYGCSIHPEQRASLSERSPQTRITPASFTLDRDRLSAASPNGAMELMLGLVRRLYGDGLAEGVEEILSFSGARYRQVGPGAKKSMSLHLRTIVELMENNLEETLSLDQLAAYSGRSRRQIDRLFQAQLGTSPRRYYMELRITKSRRLLQYSDLSVMEVAVACGFVSVSHFSKCYAAYFGYPPSREQRLGE; encoded by the coding sequence GTGCCCACACCACGCCAGTTCAGCAAGAAGACCAGCACCAGCAACATGCTGCGGCTCAAGGCCAGCGCCGGCAGCCCCGAGGCCCCCTACCGCGTCGACTTCATCCTGCTCGAGCACTTCTCGATGGCCAGCTTCACCGTGGCCATGGACGTGCTGGTCACCGCCAACCTGCTGCGCGCCGACAGCTTCCGCTTCACCCCGCTGTCGCTCAAGGGTGACCGGGTGCTGAGCGACCTGGGCCTGGAACTGGTCGCCAGCGAGCTGTCCGCCAACGAACTCAAGGAACTCGACCTGCTGATCGTCTGCGGAGGCCTGCGCACGCCGCTGAAATACCCCGAGCTCGACCGCCTGCTGGACGACTGTGCCGCCCATGGCATGGCACTGGGCGGGCTGTGGAACGGTGCCTGGTTCCTCGGCCGTGCTGGCGTGCTCAATGACTATGGCTGCAGCATCCACCCCGAACAACGCGCCAGCCTGTCCGAGCGCAGCCCGCAAACCCGCATCACCCCGGCCAGTTTCACCCTCGACCGCGACCGCCTCAGCGCCGCCAGCCCCAACGGCGCCATGGAGCTGATGCTCGGCCTGGTGCGCCGCCTGTACGGCGACGGCCTGGCCGAGGGCGTGGAGGAAATCCTGTCGTTCTCTGGTGCCCGCTACCGCCAGGTCGGCCCCGGGGCGAAAAAGTCCATGAGCCTGCACCTGCGCACCATCGTCGAGCTGATGGAAAACAACCTCGAGGAGACCCTCAGCCTCGACCAGCTGGCTGCCTACAGCGGCCGCTCGCGCCGGCAGATCGACCGCCTGTTCCAGGCCCAGCTCGGCACCTCGCCGCGGCGCTACTACATGGAACTGCGCATCACCAAGAGCCGCCGCCTGCTGCAGTACTCCGACCTGTCGGTGATGGAAGTGGCAGTGGCCTGCGGCTTTGTCTCGGTGTCGCACTTCAGCAAGTGCTACGCCGCCTACTTCGGCTACCCACCGTCACGTGAACAACGGCTGGGCGAGTAA
- a CDS encoding RidA family protein, giving the protein MTRAFQLSNPQGLYDPSANAYSHVAEVSAGSRLLFIAGQGGEDAAGQLSPEFAEQARQALANLQTALASKGATLAQVFKLTLLIVDHSEARLAQWVAEADRAWGGCMKPTCTLIPVPRLALDGMLVEIEAVAAVA; this is encoded by the coding sequence ATGACCCGCGCATTTCAACTGTCCAATCCACAAGGCCTGTACGACCCCAGTGCCAATGCCTATTCCCACGTGGCCGAGGTCAGCGCCGGCAGCCGGCTGCTGTTTATTGCCGGGCAGGGCGGGGAGGATGCCGCTGGGCAGCTTTCCCCCGAATTCGCTGAACAGGCCCGCCAGGCGTTGGCCAATCTGCAGACTGCACTGGCCTCGAAGGGGGCAACGTTGGCACAGGTGTTCAAGCTGACGTTGCTCATTGTCGATCACAGCGAGGCGCGGTTGGCGCAATGGGTGGCCGAGGCGGATCGGGCTTGGGGAGGGTGCATGAAACCGACGTGCACGCTGATACCGGTGCCGCGCCTGGCGCTGGATGGCATGCTGGTGGAGATCGAGGCTGTGGCGGCAGTGGCATAA
- a CDS encoding CsbD family protein, producing MKREQIEGVAEKVAGKAQSAAGKWLEDPALEAEGNARQASGQLTKSYGDALDNVSTFVREKPLTALAVAAGLALVVSRLLRR from the coding sequence ATGAAACGTGAACAGATCGAAGGTGTTGCAGAAAAGGTGGCCGGCAAGGCGCAGAGCGCAGCCGGCAAGTGGCTGGAAGATCCGGCCCTGGAAGCGGAGGGAAATGCGCGCCAGGCATCGGGCCAGCTCACCAAAAGCTATGGTGATGCACTGGATAACGTTTCCACATTTGTAAGGGAGAAGCCGCTGACGGCGCTGGCTGTGGCAGCAGGGCTTGCGCTGGTTGTCAGTCGACTGTTGCGGCGCTGA
- a CDS encoding DUF2256 domain-containing protein, producing MPSKVCSACGLPFSWRKRWARCWDQVRYCCERCRRSAKRQLSCAC from the coding sequence TTGCCGAGCAAGGTCTGCTCCGCCTGTGGCCTGCCGTTCAGCTGGCGCAAGCGTTGGGCGCGATGCTGGGACCAGGTGCGCTACTGTTGCGAACGCTGCCGCCGATCAGCGAAACGGCAGCTCAGCTGCGCCTGCTAA
- a CDS encoding DUF3833 domain-containing protein, whose translation MYKALLMIACLLLGSCKVGVEHYAQEQPRLDLAAFFSQPVQAWGLFQKPSGEVVKRFKVRIDSRREGQRLILDEHFVYSDGTRQQRIWTLTPDGPNRWRGTAGDVVGVAEGEVAGNALHWRYRLDLPVDGRHWTMDMDDWMYLMDENTLINRTRMSKLGIEVGQISLFFRRVPSGTP comes from the coding sequence ATGTACAAGGCGTTGCTGATGATCGCCTGCCTGCTACTGGGCAGTTGCAAGGTGGGTGTCGAGCATTATGCCCAGGAGCAGCCGCGCCTGGACCTGGCGGCGTTCTTTTCGCAGCCGGTGCAGGCCTGGGGCCTGTTCCAGAAGCCCTCGGGCGAAGTGGTCAAGCGCTTCAAGGTGCGCATCGACAGTCGCCGTGAAGGCCAGCGACTGATCCTCGACGAGCACTTCGTGTACAGCGATGGCACGCGCCAACAGCGCATCTGGACGTTGACCCCCGACGGCCCGAACCGTTGGCGCGGCACGGCCGGTGATGTGGTTGGCGTGGCCGAGGGCGAGGTGGCGGGTAACGCGCTGCACTGGCGCTACCGCCTGGACTTGCCGGTCGATGGCCGGCACTGGACGATGGACATGGACGACTGGATGTACCTGATGGACGAGAATACCCTGATCAACCGCACCCGTATGAGCAAGCTGGGCATCGAGGTCGGGCAGATCAGCCTGTTCTTCCGTCGCGTGCCGTCAGGCACTCCGTGA